In Desulfovibrio oxyclinae DSM 11498, a single genomic region encodes these proteins:
- a CDS encoding sulfotransferase family 2 domain-containing protein: MTAFTKDIIFFHVPKAAGTSFYSRLAASVGGRPVLFRHIEEGAFKKELADARPKVWSAHPSGDFGRWQRLLKERPEASKVTFLREPVDRYVSEYCFREGEYRSMEIDLADTLALDPLHHLMVDNLQTKILASMGGPRDYSKPATQADLDTAKGNLIRHVLFGLLEHYEESCHRIAERLQLNLTEDARVMNVNAKRQRLDALPAELVERIELHNLYDLDLYDFALTLFLGRRGR, translated from the coding sequence ATGACCGCATTCACGAAAGACATCATCTTCTTTCACGTCCCGAAGGCGGCGGGGACATCCTTTTACAGTCGTCTTGCCGCGAGCGTCGGCGGCAGGCCGGTGCTCTTTCGCCACATCGAAGAGGGTGCATTCAAAAAGGAGCTGGCAGATGCCCGGCCCAAAGTCTGGAGCGCACACCCCAGCGGTGATTTTGGACGCTGGCAGCGTCTTTTGAAAGAGCGGCCCGAGGCCTCGAAGGTGACGTTTCTCCGCGAGCCGGTTGACCGTTACGTCTCGGAGTACTGCTTTCGCGAAGGGGAATACCGTTCGATGGAGATTGATCTGGCGGATACGCTTGCGCTTGACCCGCTTCACCATCTGATGGTGGACAATCTACAAACCAAGATTCTCGCCTCCATGGGTGGGCCGAGGGACTATTCCAAACCTGCCACGCAGGCGGATCTCGACACCGCCAAGGGCAATTTGATCAGACACGTTCTCTTTGGGCTGCTGGAACACTATGAGGAATCCTGCCATCGCATTGCGGAACGCCTCCAACTGAACCTGACTGAGGACGCCAGAGTGATGAATGTCAACGCAAAACGGCAAAGGCTCGATGCGTTGCCTGCCGAACTCGTGGAGCGCATCGAACTGCACAATCTCTACGACCTCGACCTCTACGACTTCGCCCTCACGCTCTTTCTGGGGCGT